Genomic segment of Fusobacterium sp. DD2:
TTTACGGGTCAAGTCATCCTGAAGGTCAGACCCTGGAATGTGAATGTTACAAGATAAACGAAGACATGACAAGTAGAGATATTGAAAATTTAATAAATAGAAAAACAAAGCAAAATGATTACTTGAGTATAAATTGGGAGATTTTAAAAGTGGAGGGGGAATAACATGTATAGTCTAACTATTTACAATGCTACAAAATCAGAAATAGTTACTCAGGAACTGGAAGTCGTAAAACTTCAAGAACAGTTAGAGCAGACAGAGGAATATAAAAAATTACAGATTGCAAAAGCTAACCTAGAAGCAATTAAAAAAAGACATGCTGAGCTTGAATATAATCTAATAAACTTGATGTTACAAAATGGCGATACAGAATTTGAAAAAAATGGAGTAAAAGTCAAGTTAAAAGATACTTCTAGAGATAGTGTCAAGATAGAAGACGAAAGTCTAATACCTGACGAATACAAAAGAACTAAAGTTGAAATAAACAAATCTGAAATACTCAAAGCATATCGAGAAACTGGAGTTTTAATAAGTGGGATAGATATTGTCAGAGATCCAAAATATAAATTAGAAATAAAGGTGGATGAATGAGTTTAAATCTAAAAGGAGAACTTAAATATATTATTAATTTCATGAAAAAGAATACAAAAAACGGGATAAATTATGATGAATTTTATTTAGAAATACTTAAAAATTGTTTAAATGTTGCAGAAAAAGAAGAAGAAAAAATAAACAAATTACAGGAAGAAGTATATAGATTAAAAAAATTATTAAGAAAAAGAATAATAACGCAGGATGAAAAAAACGAGTGTTATTAAAAAAATAAAAGGAGGGTTATAAAATGAATACAATACAACTTACTGGAAGAATAACAAAAGATTTAGATCTTAAATATAGTCAAAGCGGAAAAGCCTATTGCAGATTTTCTTTAGCAGTTCCAAGACCACTTAAAAAAGATGACACAGATTTTATAAATTGTGTAACTTTTGGAAAAACTGCTGAAATGATGAAAAAATATCTTGCGAAAGGAAATAGAATTGGAGTTACTGGAAGACTTCAAATGAGTAAATACGAGGTAAATGGCGAAAAAAGAGTGGCTTATGATGTAATGGTTGATAATATTGAATTCCTGGATAATAGAAAGGATAAAGAGGATAATCCACCAGTTTATGAAGCAGAACAAAATAAGCAAAATGTAAATAAAAACGATGATGAATTTCCATTTTAGGAGGTAAAAAATGAATTACGAAGACTTTTTAGAGTTAGCAAAAGAAAAGGTATACGAATATGAACGCAATAATGGAAACACAATAAGAAGACGTGATGTTTACATTGTATGGAGTTGTAAAACTCTTCAAAATGGTAAGGCTTTATTAAGTGCCAATAACAATGAAAAGAGAGCTTTTTATTATGAATTCACTCTTAATGGAGATAGAGGCGAATTTTATATGGATGTATACGACAAAAAAGAAAATATATGTTTAGACAGTTATGGATGTGCTAAGGAAGAAAGAATTAAATAGACTTTAAGTTAATAGGAGGAACATATGAATATTGAATTGATTGAAAATGAAGGACAGCTTGAATTGTATGTTCCTTCTAATAAAACACTAGATGATATAAAAGAAGTTATCAATAAAATAAAAAAGAGTGAAATAAAGGTTGTAAAAACCGATAGATTAAACTTAGACCAATCCAAATTAATTTGGGTGCTATGTGGTGAATATGGCGACTTGACAGGATATACAAGAGAGGAAATGAGAGAGGTGCTTGAAAATGAATTTTGCAACCAAAGAGAGATTGAGTATTTTTCAATATCCCCTTTTAAAAAAGATGCCTGCTCTCTTCAAGTAGCAACAGAATTTATACAATTCATCATTGAACATTCAATAAATAATGGATTTAATTTGATAGTAACAGAAGGTAAAGGGGATAAAAGAAAATACAAATCAACAAAAGATATAGTCCCTGATATAAGAAGATATATTTTAGCTTGCTTACTAAATAAAAGGTGCCCAATTTGTGGGTCATATGATGTTGACTTGCATCACTGGGACAGTGTGGCAAGTATTGGTGGGTATGCTCATGATGATGGATTAAAAACTAGATTTATCCCATTATGTAGAAAGCATCATACAGAATTTCATACAATTGGGATTAAGGACTTTGAGAATAAATACCATGTCAATGGTGTTTGGTTATCTGAAAATTTAGTAAGGGAGTTAAAAAAGATTTATCCAAATCATTTTAAGGCTTTTAAGGAGGAATATTAATTGATAAAGTTTGTTGAATTATTTGGTGGGATTGGTGCACCAAGAAAGGCACTCCAAAATTTAGGAATACCATTTAAAAGCGTTGATTATGTGGAAATAGATAGCAACGCAGTAAAAAGCTACAATGCTATCTTTGATGAACATTATAAACCATGTGATATAAATAGTTATATCCCTAAAGATATAAAAATAGATTTATTAGTTCACGGTAGCCCTTGCCAAGATTTCAGCATAGCAGGAAAACAATTGGGTGGAGAACAAGGAAGCGGAACAAGAAGTTCCTTAATGTTTAAAACCTTGGAAATAATAGAACAAATGGGGAATAATAAACCTGAAGTAATAATATGGGAAAATGTAAAAAATGTTTTAAGTCCTAAGATGAGAAATGCTTTTATTAAATATTTATTAAAACTTGAACAATTAGGATATAAAAATAAATACAGAGTCTTAAATAGCCTGGATTTTGGAATACCTCAATCAAGAAATAGGATATATGTTGTATCCACACTATCTAAAGAATTCAGTTTTAACAATTTAAAAACTAAGGAATTAAAACCTATAAAAGAATTTATGAGTGACTACAAAGAAAAACACTTAGTTACTCAACCAAGTATGCTTAAAAAAATAAATGCAAAAAATCACACTACTGTGATAATAAAAGATTATTGCACTTGTATAACTACAAAACAGGTAAGAAGTCCTAATTCTGGAGTATTTAAATTAGCAGATAATAAATACCGGTACTTAACTGAACTTGAGTGCTGGAGGTTAATGGGTTTTGATGATAAAGATTATTATGCAGCTGCAAAAGTTCATAAAGTTAAAGACAAGTTCCAATCTTCAATCATGTATAAGCAGGCAGGAAATAGTATAGTAGTAAATGTTTTACAAGAAATATTTTTAGAATTATTTATGAATAAAGCTAATAAAACTGAACTTTTTTAAAAAGGAGGATTTATGTTAAGTAAAAAAGAACAGTTAGTTATTACAGGAATAAGATGTTTATCTGTTTATATAAACAACCATGTAGATGGTTGGGATAAAGAACTGAATGAAAATGATGGGTATTTAAATGATAACTTTAAAAATTCAATGTATACCTTTAAAAATGCTATTAATAAACTTCAAAAAGAATATGAGAATACACCAGTGACATATACTTATAGAGATAAATTTATTGATGAGGTCAAAGATTATAACTTCATTTTAAAAGGAAGGAATAAAAAAACTGGGACTTATCAAACATTTTCAAATGAAGCTCAAAGGCATTTACCATATGAAGACTTTATTAATGACTTCTACATGATTGATTTATTCCTTATAGTTATCCAGGAGAAATACGAAAAAACAGTACAGCAAATGGGAATAGAGCCTGTATTTGATGATTTAATAAAGGCCTATAACTACTATTCCAACTTCTTTGAAAAAGAAATAGTGATAATGTAGGAGTGATCATATGAAAATGAAAAGATATAAGAACTATGAATATATGGAACTTAATTTTATAGCATATATATTACAAATGATAAAAGGGTGGTTAAATGGATAAAATAGAAGTCTACACGGCAAAAGAAGTAGCTGAAATATTTAATTGTAGTTTATCAACAGCTTATAACAAAATTAAATATTTAAACCAGGAACTTGCTAAGCAACATGGAATAAACAAAAAATGCCTATTTCAAGGGAGAATTAGCAAGGCATATTTCAATAAGGTTTATAATTTTGTTGATTAAATGTAAGAAGAGGGCTATTATTTAAAGTGAAATAGTCCTCTTTTTAAAAGGAGGAATTATGAAAAATGAAAATGGAGCGGGAAGTGTTTATAAACTATCAGGCAAAAGACGTAAACCATG
This window contains:
- a CDS encoding siphovirus Gp157 family protein, whose protein sequence is MYSLTIYNATKSEIVTQELEVVKLQEQLEQTEEYKKLQIAKANLEAIKKRHAELEYNLINLMLQNGDTEFEKNGVKVKLKDTSRDSVKIEDESLIPDEYKRTKVEINKSEILKAYRETGVLISGIDIVRDPKYKLEIKVDE
- a CDS encoding single-stranded DNA-binding protein, giving the protein MNTIQLTGRITKDLDLKYSQSGKAYCRFSLAVPRPLKKDDTDFINCVTFGKTAEMMKKYLAKGNRIGVTGRLQMSKYEVNGEKRVAYDVMVDNIEFLDNRKDKEDNPPVYEAEQNKQNVNKNDDEFPF
- a CDS encoding DUF6275 family protein, whose protein sequence is MNYEDFLELAKEKVYEYERNNGNTIRRRDVYIVWSCKTLQNGKALLSANNNEKRAFYYEFTLNGDRGEFYMDVYDKKENICLDSYGCAKEERIK
- a CDS encoding putative HNHc nuclease; this translates as MNIELIENEGQLELYVPSNKTLDDIKEVINKIKKSEIKVVKTDRLNLDQSKLIWVLCGEYGDLTGYTREEMREVLENEFCNQREIEYFSISPFKKDACSLQVATEFIQFIIEHSINNGFNLIVTEGKGDKRKYKSTKDIVPDIRRYILACLLNKRCPICGSYDVDLHHWDSVASIGGYAHDDGLKTRFIPLCRKHHTEFHTIGIKDFENKYHVNGVWLSENLVRELKKIYPNHFKAFKEEY
- the dcm gene encoding DNA (cytosine-5-)-methyltransferase, coding for MIKFVELFGGIGAPRKALQNLGIPFKSVDYVEIDSNAVKSYNAIFDEHYKPCDINSYIPKDIKIDLLVHGSPCQDFSIAGKQLGGEQGSGTRSSLMFKTLEIIEQMGNNKPEVIIWENVKNVLSPKMRNAFIKYLLKLEQLGYKNKYRVLNSLDFGIPQSRNRIYVVSTLSKEFSFNNLKTKELKPIKEFMSDYKEKHLVTQPSMLKKINAKNHTTVIIKDYCTCITTKQVRSPNSGVFKLADNKYRYLTELECWRLMGFDDKDYYAAAKVHKVKDKFQSSIMYKQAGNSIVVNVLQEIFLELFMNKANKTELF